From one Candidatus Microthrix subdominans genomic stretch:
- a CDS encoding PIN domain-containing protein produces MARLLLDSTVLIDALRGRPAADRVAGLRRLGTQPWVCAISVEEIWRGLHSEEEAHAVRLFRGLRLAPLGVPEGRLAGTWRRDFAAAGTTLHQADCLIAAAAVGISASLATANVQDFPMSELRVEAW; encoded by the coding sequence ATGGCGCGACTGCTGCTCGACTCGACCGTGCTCATCGACGCTCTTCGAGGCCGTCCGGCCGCCGATCGAGTCGCCGGATTGCGACGCCTGGGAACTCAACCATGGGTGTGCGCCATCTCGGTCGAGGAGATCTGGCGCGGGCTCCACTCTGAGGAGGAAGCCCACGCTGTGCGGCTGTTCCGCGGCCTTCGGTTGGCACCGCTCGGCGTTCCCGAAGGCCGCCTCGCCGGGACGTGGCGTCGCGACTTTGCCGCAGCGGGGACCACCCTGCACCAAGCCGACTGCCTCATCGCTGCGGCCGCAGTTGGAATCTCGGCTTCCCTCGCCACAGCGAACGTGCAGGACTTCCCCATGAGCGAGCTGCGGGTCGAAGCCTGGTAG
- a CDS encoding PqqD family peptide modification chaperone: protein MPPFPERSPGVLLSPMGERAIAYDLITETAHQLNATAGTLLAACDGEGDVDAAVTAWAEDAGIDRANVAADVSAGLAMLTELGLIGRDEPFDAPKPPAGSTEEAADGAVTGGAVTGRVHPVIDHNIALRGPQTEVLEALDTFLGTGTDAEKPTMFFDVHETPEGELVLVTDYEWRFPSREACLRQLTSVVNEYAVWTHSCAAFHAGAVRSPDGQLVLLPAPSGNGKSTLTGAFVAAGWDYLGDEAIGVRPGSGMAVGYPKRLAIDASSRAVLNLPESDGGDLDPAEINADVVRLDGDVGPVNRVVLPTYEEGAEATLQRLEPHEAVVELLANTLNLARAGQAALDAVCDLAATVPVERLTHGNAHRAVALVSTPRP, encoded by the coding sequence GTGCCTCCCTTTCCCGAGCGTTCCCCCGGCGTGCTGTTGTCACCGATGGGCGAGCGGGCGATCGCCTACGACCTGATCACCGAAACCGCCCACCAGCTCAACGCCACCGCCGGCACGCTGCTGGCCGCCTGCGACGGCGAGGGCGACGTCGATGCTGCGGTCACCGCCTGGGCTGAGGATGCCGGCATCGACCGGGCAAACGTCGCCGCCGACGTGTCCGCAGGGCTGGCCATGCTCACCGAGCTGGGGCTCATCGGCCGGGACGAGCCATTCGACGCTCCGAAGCCGCCGGCCGGTTCGACCGAGGAGGCGGCCGACGGCGCGGTGACCGGGGGAGCGGTGACCGGCAGAGTCCACCCGGTGATCGATCACAACATTGCGCTGCGGGGCCCGCAGACCGAGGTGCTGGAGGCCCTCGACACGTTCCTCGGCACGGGGACCGACGCCGAGAAGCCGACCATGTTCTTCGATGTCCACGAGACCCCCGAGGGCGAGCTGGTGCTCGTCACCGATTACGAGTGGCGCTTTCCCAGCCGGGAGGCGTGCCTGCGCCAGCTGACGTCGGTGGTCAACGAGTACGCAGTGTGGACCCACAGTTGCGCTGCGTTCCACGCCGGGGCCGTGCGCTCGCCGGATGGACAGCTGGTGCTGCTGCCCGCACCGTCGGGCAACGGCAAGTCGACGCTGACCGGCGCTTTTGTGGCCGCCGGCTGGGACTACCTGGGCGATGAGGCGATCGGCGTGCGGCCCGGATCCGGGATGGCGGTGGGCTACCCCAAGCGGCTGGCGATCGATGCGTCCAGCCGGGCGGTGCTCAACCTGCCCGAGAGCGACGGCGGCGATCTCGACCCGGCCGAAATCAACGCTGATGTCGTTCGTCTTGACGGTGACGTCGGACCGGTGAACAGGGTGGTGCTGCCCACCTACGAGGAGGGTGCCGAGGCGACGTTGCAGCGGTTGGAACCCCACGAGGCCGTGGTCGAGTTGCTGGCCAACACGCTCAATTTGGCCCGGGCCGGGCAGGCGGCGCTGGACGCCGTGTGTGATCTGGCCGCAACGGTTCCGGTCGAGCGGCTGACCCATGGCAACGCCCACCGGGCGGTCGCGCTTGTCAGTACTCCGCGCCCATAA
- a CDS encoding DUF222 domain-containing protein produces MSELDVGALKAEIAALSRVDALVVARRSAVVTELARRDGDVAEQLRRSGNMSSRQARKAAKTAQGLAHLPKTREALERGEIGAGQAEALASRMDKPEQARNVRNNEDSLLEKAKSQDVDEFARTMRQEDIAGSPDHGNTHAQRQRQARKASTWIDGDTGMHLLFAEFDPITGARISTQLATMVDQLWRAEHLPGAARRNKRAVAQRRADALEALICRNTTKNAGTTTGTTDARSNGDVRCDGTSNGTSNGTSTGNGTSTPGGATSTPEEHPAPADAPAGQPSFDFGPTGDTGPTGDTAGPTPQPTKHDDPGPAPVVPAPNPTQLMVIANYDALRQALAGGSLPDGTPLSAEAVAKLACDAELLPAIFDTNAQPLWLGRTQRLATPAQRAAVTARDRGCIGCATAAEWCQVHHITWWSQHGTTDLDNLCLLCSKHHHLVHEHNLKIVPTPNGPKIHTGGTHPPPQRSATDPRPTHIAA; encoded by the coding sequence GTGTCGGAGTTGGACGTCGGGGCGTTGAAGGCCGAGATCGCTGCGCTCTCCAGGGTGGACGCGTTGGTGGTTGCCCGCCGTTCGGCGGTGGTTACCGAGTTGGCTCGTCGTGACGGGGATGTGGCCGAGCAGCTGCGCAGATCCGGCAACATGTCGTCTCGCCAGGCTCGTAAGGCGGCGAAGACCGCCCAGGGTTTGGCACACTTGCCAAAGACCCGCGAGGCGTTGGAACGCGGCGAGATCGGTGCCGGGCAGGCCGAGGCGTTGGCGTCTCGGATGGACAAGCCCGAACAGGCCCGCAACGTCCGAAACAACGAGGACTCACTGTTGGAGAAGGCCAAGTCCCAAGACGTCGACGAGTTCGCTCGCACCATGCGCCAGGAAGACATTGCCGGGTCACCCGATCACGGCAACACCCACGCCCAACGCCAGCGGCAGGCCCGGAAGGCGTCGACGTGGATCGACGGCGACACCGGCATGCATCTGCTGTTTGCCGAGTTCGATCCGATCACCGGCGCCCGCATCTCCACCCAACTGGCCACGATGGTCGACCAACTGTGGCGGGCCGAACACCTACCCGGCGCCGCCCGCCGCAACAAACGGGCGGTCGCCCAACGACGCGCCGATGCCCTCGAAGCGCTCATCTGCCGCAACACCACCAAGAACGCCGGCACCACGACCGGCACCACCGACGCCCGGAGCAACGGTGACGTCCGGTGCGACGGCACCAGCAACGGCACCAGCAACGGCACCAGCACCGGCAACGGGACCAGCACGCCCGGCGGTGCGACGTCGACGCCCGAGGAACACCCTGCTCCGGCCGACGCGCCCGCCGGTCAGCCGAGCTTCGACTTCGGTCCCACCGGCGACACCGGTCCCACCGGCGACACAGCTGGTCCCACTCCCCAACCCACCAAGCACGATGATCCCGGCCCGGCACCAGTAGTGCCGGCGCCCAACCCGACCCAACTGATGGTCATCGCCAACTACGACGCGCTCCGTCAGGCTCTCGCCGGGGGATCGCTGCCCGACGGCACCCCGCTGTCCGCCGAAGCGGTCGCCAAGCTGGCCTGCGACGCCGAACTCCTCCCCGCCATCTTCGACACGAACGCCCAACCGCTCTGGCTGGGCCGCACACAACGCCTCGCCACCCCCGCCCAACGAGCCGCCGTCACCGCCCGCGACCGCGGCTGCATCGGCTGCGCCACCGCCGCCGAATGGTGCCAAGTCCACCACATCACCTGGTGGTCTCAACACGGCACCACCGATCTCGACAACCTCTGCTTGTTGTGCTCCAAACACCACCACCTCGTCCACGAACACAACCTGAAGATCGTCCCAACCCCAAATGGACCCAAAATCCACACCGGAGGAACTCACCCGCCACCGCAGCGCTCAGCAACCGACCCCAGACCAACGCACATCGCTGCCTAA
- a CDS encoding type II toxin-antitoxin system Phd/YefM family antitoxin, which produces MATESVRSVRNNFSDVIGRVQQHHERVTITKNGEPAAVLISPEDLDSMEETLTILSEPGARAELAEAEQSILDGDVVAGADAIAALRQR; this is translated from the coding sequence ATGGCGACTGAATCGGTGCGATCCGTGCGCAACAACTTCTCCGATGTCATCGGACGGGTGCAGCAGCATCACGAACGGGTGACCATCACCAAAAACGGTGAGCCCGCAGCCGTACTCATCAGCCCCGAGGACCTCGATTCGATGGAGGAAACGCTCACCATCCTGTCGGAGCCCGGTGCCCGGGCCGAGCTGGCGGAAGCCGAGCAGTCGATCCTCGATGGTGATGTCGTCGCTGGCGCCGACGCCATCGCTGCCCTCCGTCAAAGGTGA
- a CDS encoding type II toxin-antitoxin system RelE/ParE family toxin, whose protein sequence is MTEGSYNVVLSRPAARALEERLPEAVAVAAIDFINGPLSDNPQRVGGPLHGELEGCRSARRGTYRIVYRIDETKHAVFVLRIAHRRDVYST, encoded by the coding sequence GTGACCGAGGGTAGCTACAACGTCGTGCTTTCGCGTCCCGCGGCACGAGCGCTCGAAGAACGGCTTCCTGAGGCGGTTGCAGTTGCGGCGATCGACTTCATCAACGGTCCGCTGTCCGACAATCCGCAACGAGTTGGAGGCCCGCTGCATGGCGAGCTCGAAGGCTGTCGAAGCGCCAGACGAGGCACCTACCGAATCGTGTACCGCATCGATGAGACGAAACATGCGGTGTTCGTTCTGCGGATCGCCCATCGCCGGGACGTGTACTCGACGTAG
- a CDS encoding nucleotidyltransferase family protein, with protein sequence MTAPVDATEAALRAIAGWGLPGAPGIELPPDSDQAGFAGRLQQTRLIGPLLAAAASGDVELSPELEADLVERQHGALLWCIQLEVRLLEVRDAFDAAGGIEHLVIKGPAIAHLDALDPSVRTFADVDLLVAARDIDRAVAVLTAMGGTLPWAERRRGFDRRFAKSVTPTLPDGVEFDLHRTPADGVFGHRIPLERLFAHPDHFEIGGVSFGALSPTHRLLHSAYHLLLGSPQPALMNLRDLAGYLANGGLAPEVVAPEAALWRGGAVLAMAVDLVAERLGVKVPAWTEWRAGYRLDPDEVVMVERHRREGSSLGRAKLDVAREMSLRDRAAYLTALAWPSKAHLEDRSLRRRDALASLIGVIRPQLR encoded by the coding sequence GTGACCGCGCCGGTCGATGCCACCGAGGCCGCGCTTCGAGCCATCGCCGGCTGGGGCCTGCCCGGGGCGCCGGGCATCGAACTCCCCCCGGACAGCGACCAGGCGGGTTTTGCCGGTCGGCTGCAACAGACCCGGCTGATTGGGCCGCTGCTGGCCGCCGCTGCGTCCGGCGATGTCGAGTTGTCGCCGGAGCTCGAGGCCGACTTGGTGGAGCGCCAGCACGGTGCCCTGCTGTGGTGCATTCAGCTGGAGGTCCGGCTGCTGGAGGTGCGCGACGCCTTCGATGCGGCCGGCGGCATCGAGCACTTGGTGATCAAGGGCCCGGCGATCGCCCATCTCGATGCGCTCGACCCGTCGGTGCGTACGTTCGCCGACGTGGACCTGCTGGTGGCGGCGCGGGACATCGACCGGGCGGTCGCGGTCCTCACGGCGATGGGAGGCACGCTGCCGTGGGCGGAGCGGCGCAGGGGCTTCGACCGGCGGTTCGCCAAGTCGGTCACCCCCACCCTTCCCGACGGAGTCGAGTTCGACCTGCATCGCACGCCGGCCGACGGAGTCTTCGGGCATCGCATCCCCCTCGAACGGCTCTTCGCCCACCCGGATCATTTCGAGATCGGCGGGGTGAGCTTCGGAGCGCTCAGCCCGACCCACCGCCTGCTGCACTCGGCGTATCACCTGCTGTTGGGGTCGCCCCAGCCGGCGCTGATGAACCTGCGCGACCTGGCCGGTTACCTGGCCAACGGCGGCCTCGCCCCGGAGGTGGTCGCCCCCGAGGCGGCGCTGTGGCGCGGCGGCGCCGTGCTGGCGATGGCGGTCGACCTGGTCGCCGAGCGACTCGGCGTCAAGGTTCCGGCGTGGACGGAGTGGCGGGCCGGTTACCGGTTGGACCCCGACGAGGTCGTGATGGTTGAGCGGCATCGGCGGGAGGGCTCCAGCCTGGGTCGGGCCAAGCTGGACGTGGCCCGGGAGATGTCGCTTCGTGATCGTGCGGCCTACCTCACCGCCCTCGCCTGGCCATCCAAGGCCCATCTGGAGGACAGATCGCTGCGCCGCCGGGACGCCCTGGCGTCACTCATCGGTGTTATCAGGCCGCAGTTGCGCTGA
- a CDS encoding aldo/keto reductase, whose protein sequence is MSTVPNITLNDGVQIPQLGFGVFQIDPADTVDVTLTALRAGYRHIDTAQMYGNEAQVGEALRHFGGDSSEVFVTSKLNNSHHGRDDALASFETTINDLGVDALDLFLIHWPMPDVGDFVETWRAMEEIKATGRCRSIGVSNFQPAHLRRLADETDTAPSVNQIEVHPYFVQDDVRAANAERGIATEAWSPIAQGKVLDDDTLIEIGKAHHKTAAQVTLRWHIQRGDIIFPKSVTPSRVAENFDIFDVDLTDDEMARITGLDRDQRNGPNPDEFNMIPK, encoded by the coding sequence ATGAGCACGGTCCCCAACATCACCCTCAACGACGGGGTGCAGATTCCTCAGCTGGGCTTCGGGGTGTTCCAGATCGACCCGGCCGACACCGTCGACGTCACGCTGACGGCGCTGCGCGCCGGGTATCGCCACATCGATACCGCTCAGATGTACGGCAACGAGGCCCAGGTGGGGGAGGCGCTGCGGCACTTCGGCGGGGACAGCTCCGAGGTGTTCGTCACCAGCAAGCTCAACAACTCCCACCACGGCCGCGACGACGCGCTGGCGTCGTTCGAAACCACGATCAACGACCTCGGCGTCGACGCGCTCGATCTGTTCCTCATCCATTGGCCGATGCCCGACGTCGGCGACTTTGTCGAGACGTGGCGGGCGATGGAGGAGATCAAGGCGACCGGCCGCTGCCGCTCGATCGGCGTGTCCAACTTCCAGCCCGCTCACCTGAGGCGGCTGGCGGACGAGACCGACACGGCGCCGTCGGTCAACCAGATCGAGGTGCATCCGTACTTCGTCCAGGACGACGTGCGCGCCGCCAACGCCGAGCGCGGCATCGCCACCGAGGCCTGGTCGCCGATCGCCCAGGGCAAGGTGCTCGACGACGACACGCTGATCGAGATCGGGAAGGCCCACCACAAGACCGCCGCCCAGGTGACGCTGCGCTGGCACATCCAGCGGGGCGACATCATCTTCCCCAAGTCGGTGACGCCCAGCCGGGTGGCGGAGAACTTCGACATCTTCGACGTCGACTTGACCGACGACGAGATGGCCCGGATCACGGGCCTCGACCGGGACCAGCGGAACGGACCGAACCCCGACGAGTTCAACATGATCCCCAAGTGA